One window of the Allorhizobium ampelinum S4 genome contains the following:
- a CDS encoding AraC family transcriptional regulator, translated as MTEISSQKEGGFMFLIIPPAPDLAALIKAYWFVEDLSGEHAGRLIRTSPIPLAVLSVNMGRPNATEDGELVPSVSFLGLQSRSRAWHSCLNTYFVMVMLTIPGLVRLFPHTGSCSANMLLDLAELIGDASAQSLKNGVGLEQEPRRIAAFLDQWLLSRMMRTRPVSEGRQIAMAHSILRRGGTVDTAAEAAQINRRQLHRLFHRHLGVGPKELADLERLHFSLKGVQSGRGEPMQGFSDQAHQIRSWQRRLGVTPGAYARAARAPLADQFDAQGAVPGIAYYL; from the coding sequence ATGACTGAGATAAGCAGCCAGAAGGAAGGAGGCTTCATGTTCCTAATTATTCCTCCTGCTCCCGATCTCGCTGCGCTTATTAAAGCCTATTGGTTCGTTGAAGATCTGTCAGGAGAACATGCAGGACGTCTAATCCGAACTAGCCCCATCCCTCTGGCGGTACTATCCGTCAATATGGGCCGTCCCAATGCGACGGAGGATGGCGAACTGGTGCCGAGCGTGTCCTTTCTCGGCTTACAGTCTCGAAGCCGGGCATGGCATTCATGTTTAAACACCTATTTCGTCATGGTGATGCTAACGATTCCGGGACTTGTCCGGCTGTTTCCCCATACAGGATCATGCAGTGCCAACATGCTTCTTGATCTTGCTGAGCTTATCGGTGATGCTTCCGCCCAATCTCTAAAAAATGGTGTTGGCCTGGAACAGGAGCCTCGACGGATCGCGGCTTTCCTGGATCAGTGGCTGCTTTCCAGAATGATGCGCACGCGGCCTGTTTCGGAAGGTCGGCAGATCGCTATGGCCCATTCAATCCTGCGCCGTGGCGGGACCGTCGACACGGCCGCGGAGGCTGCCCAGATTAATCGCCGTCAACTGCACCGTCTTTTTCACCGACATCTCGGCGTGGGGCCAAAGGAACTCGCAGATCTGGAGCGATTGCATTTCAGCCTGAAGGGCGTTCAGTCCGGTCGAGGCGAGCCAATGCAGGGGTTCAGCGACCAGGCCCATCAGATCAGAAGCTGGCAGCGGCGATTGGGCGTAACACCAGGTGCTTATGCCCGTGCGGCGCGCGCACCATTGGCCGATCAGTTCGATGCGCAGGGCGCCGTGCCCGGGATCGCCTATTATTTGTGA
- a CDS encoding O-antigen ligase family protein — MSAVSHHRSPPFRPGFAAITLTGSALVGFGVFLLGFVFMEPAPYELFMAAQIPLWFLLGLKISRSVAPLLALMLTFNVGGMISLTTMTDLDQGPLYVAVSTFLAVTSVFYAAIVEERHQRLRLIFNAWVLAAVATSLLGILGYFHAFPGAEMFTRYDRAMGAFQDPNVFGPFLIAPSLYLIHGLLTGRLLDAPWKILCLLILALGVFLSFSRAAWALFLFSAIAMVLILLIKERSSAFRLKIVLLALTAAIALVVALTVALQFQQVRDLFSSRTQLVQDYDGGHLGRFERHKIGFLMSMEKPLGIGPMVFSKIFPEDEHNIWLKTLTSYGWLGFVCFITMLIWSICFGFKCLLYDRPWQPYLMIAWIVLIGHALIGNVIDIDHWRHVYLLFGILWGCRALEINWQRHR, encoded by the coding sequence TTGAGCGCGGTCAGCCACCATCGCAGCCCGCCTTTCCGGCCAGGCTTTGCGGCCATAACGCTGACGGGATCGGCGCTGGTCGGTTTTGGCGTCTTTCTGCTCGGCTTCGTGTTCATGGAGCCAGCCCCTTACGAATTGTTCATGGCGGCGCAGATTCCCCTGTGGTTCCTGCTGGGTCTGAAGATTTCCCGCAGCGTCGCACCGCTTCTGGCGCTGATGCTCACCTTCAATGTCGGCGGCATGATCTCGCTGACGACAATGACGGACCTCGATCAAGGCCCCCTCTATGTTGCCGTCTCGACCTTCCTGGCCGTGACCTCAGTGTTTTATGCGGCCATCGTCGAGGAGCGGCATCAACGGCTGCGGTTGATTTTCAATGCCTGGGTTCTTGCCGCAGTCGCCACGTCCCTTCTGGGTATTCTGGGCTATTTTCACGCCTTTCCGGGCGCTGAAATGTTTACGCGTTATGACCGGGCCATGGGGGCTTTTCAGGACCCCAATGTGTTTGGGCCGTTTCTGATCGCTCCATCGCTCTATCTCATCCATGGGCTTTTGACTGGCCGGCTGTTGGACGCACCGTGGAAGATCCTTTGCCTGCTGATCCTCGCACTTGGGGTGTTCCTGTCGTTTTCACGGGCGGCCTGGGCGCTTTTCCTGTTTAGCGCCATTGCCATGGTGCTGATCCTGCTGATCAAGGAGCGCAGCAGTGCCTTCCGCCTGAAGATTGTGCTGCTGGCGCTGACGGCTGCCATCGCTCTCGTTGTGGCGCTGACCGTCGCTCTGCAATTCCAGCAGGTGCGCGACCTGTTTTCCAGCCGCACCCAGCTTGTGCAGGACTATGATGGCGGCCATCTCGGTCGCTTCGAGCGTCACAAAATCGGCTTTCTGATGTCGATGGAAAAGCCACTCGGGATCGGCCCCATGGTGTTCAGCAAGATCTTTCCAGAGGATGAGCACAATATCTGGCTGAAAACCCTGACATCCTATGGGTGGCTCGGCTTTGTCTGTTTTATCACCATGCTGATCTGGAGCATTTGCTTCGGCTTCAAATGTCTGCTCTATGACCGCCCTTGGCAACCCTATCTGATGATTGCGTGGATCGTGCTGATCGGCCACGCCCTGATCGGCAATGTCATCGATATCGATCACTGGCGACATGTGTACCTGCTGTTCGGAATCCTTTGGGGATGCAGAGCACTGGAAATCAATTGGCAAAGACACAGATGA
- a CDS encoding undecaprenyl-phosphate glucose phosphotransferase — translation MRTLETLDVAKLRQKLKEEAEQTRASGSSSSPTVELSPLASRVAEQLRRANRSPSIMLGQFGLLEFSWLIATSLISGWLTMDGPIDTLLHIGAFGALGAVVFILFTQFADGYQIYTLRRPFRSVKRALTSWCLVVALMVGIHFAWNAQLFSASWLATWAATSALFLLLERYGMALAIRSWTRNGIIERRAVVVGGGEPAKQLIRTLESQQDNDIRICGIFDDRQGDRSPNIVAGYPKLGTVAELVAFARETRIDMLIIALPISAEARILELLKLLWVLPVDIRLAAHSNSLRFRPRAYSHVGDLPMLDLVDKPIRDWDQVAKRAFDIIFSLAALAVFWPVMVLAAIAIKSTSKGPVLFVQKRHGFNNEVIKVLKFRSMYTEMSDPTAKLAVTKNDPRVTPVGRWLRKSSMDELPQLFNVLRGDLSLVGPRPHAVMAQTRNRHYSEIVESYFARHRVKPGVTGWAQIKGWRGEIDTDDKIKGRTAHDLYYIENWSLLFDLKILLMTPISLFNTENAY, via the coding sequence ATGAGGACGCTAGAGACTTTGGATGTAGCAAAGCTCCGTCAAAAACTGAAGGAAGAGGCTGAACAGACCCGCGCAAGCGGCTCTTCATCGTCTCCAACGGTCGAATTGTCGCCACTCGCCAGCCGGGTGGCGGAGCAATTACGCCGTGCCAATCGCTCGCCAAGCATCATGCTCGGGCAGTTCGGTCTGCTGGAATTTTCCTGGCTGATCGCCACCAGCCTGATTTCCGGCTGGCTGACGATGGACGGACCGATTGACACTCTCCTGCACATTGGTGCCTTTGGCGCCCTTGGTGCGGTGGTTTTTATCCTGTTCACGCAATTTGCCGATGGCTACCAGATATACACACTCCGCCGTCCGTTCCGCTCGGTGAAGCGGGCCCTGACCAGCTGGTGTTTGGTTGTCGCCTTGATGGTCGGCATCCACTTCGCCTGGAATGCCCAGCTGTTTAGCGCCAGCTGGCTGGCGACCTGGGCGGCAACCTCTGCCCTGTTTCTCCTGCTGGAACGCTATGGCATGGCATTGGCCATTCGCAGCTGGACCCGCAACGGCATCATCGAGCGACGCGCCGTGGTGGTCGGCGGAGGGGAGCCTGCCAAACAATTGATCCGCACGCTGGAAAGCCAGCAGGATAACGATATCCGTATCTGCGGTATTTTTGATGATCGTCAAGGCGACCGGTCCCCTAACATCGTCGCGGGCTATCCCAAGCTCGGCACCGTTGCCGAACTGGTGGCTTTTGCGCGCGAAACACGGATCGACATGCTGATCATCGCCCTGCCGATCAGCGCAGAAGCGCGTATTCTGGAATTGCTGAAACTACTTTGGGTCCTGCCGGTGGATATCCGGCTGGCAGCCCATTCCAACAGCCTCAGATTCAGACCCCGCGCCTATTCCCATGTCGGCGACCTGCCGATGCTGGATCTGGTCGACAAGCCGATCCGTGACTGGGACCAGGTTGCCAAACGTGCCTTTGACATCATTTTCAGTCTGGCGGCACTCGCCGTCTTCTGGCCGGTCATGGTTCTGGCTGCCATCGCCATCAAATCCACGTCGAAAGGGCCGGTGCTCTTCGTGCAGAAGCGCCATGGCTTCAACAATGAGGTCATCAAAGTCCTGAAATTCCGCTCGATGTATACGGAAATGAGCGACCCGACCGCCAAACTGGCCGTCACCAAGAACGACCCGCGCGTCACGCCCGTCGGCCGCTGGCTGCGCAAATCCTCGATGGATGAATTGCCGCAACTGTTCAATGTATTGCGTGGCGATCTTTCGCTGGTCGGGCCGCGCCCGCATGCGGTCATGGCGCAAACCCGCAACCGCCATTACAGCGAAATCGTCGAAAGCTATTTCGCCCGCCACCGGGTCAAGCCCGGTGTCACCGGTTGGGCGCAGATCAAGGGCTGGCGTGGCGAGATCGATACCGACGACAAGATCAAGGGCAGAACCGCCCATGACCTCTATTATATCGAAAACTGGTCGCTGCTGTTTGACCTGAAAATCCTGTTGATGACGCCGATCAGCCTGTTCAACACGGAAAACGCTTATTGA
- a CDS encoding polysaccharide biosynthesis/export family protein, which yields MVTAKQILLAVAVTLLAVLSSCATYKPASKVFQEATIQPYRLDSGDRLRITVFDQANLSNTYTVDQAGYIAFPLIGQVAARGTTMPQLEGTIAQRLRKGYLRDPDVSIEIDRYRSIFVMGEVGQPGQYSYVPGMTVQNAIAVAGGFTSRANERDVDVTRKVNGTIATGRVPITDPIIAGDTVYVRERLF from the coding sequence ATGGTCACCGCCAAACAGATCTTGCTGGCTGTTGCCGTCACCCTGCTGGCGGTGCTTTCCAGCTGCGCCACCTATAAGCCAGCTTCGAAAGTCTTCCAGGAAGCGACGATCCAGCCCTACCGGCTGGATAGCGGCGACCGGTTGCGCATCACCGTGTTCGACCAGGCCAATCTGAGCAATACCTATACCGTAGACCAGGCCGGCTATATCGCCTTTCCGCTGATCGGTCAGGTCGCGGCGCGCGGCACCACCATGCCTCAGTTGGAAGGCACCATTGCCCAGCGGCTGCGCAAGGGCTATCTGCGCGATCCCGACGTCAGCATCGAGATCGACCGCTACCGCTCGATCTTCGTCATGGGCGAAGTCGGCCAACCGGGGCAATATTCCTATGTACCGGGCATGACGGTGCAGAATGCCATCGCGGTAGCTGGCGGGTTCACCAGCCGCGCCAACGAGCGCGACGTGGATGTCACCCGCAAGGTGAACGGCACCATCGCCACGGGCCGAGTGCCGATCACCGACCCGATCATCGCCGGTGACACGGTTTATGTGCGCGAACGGCTGTTCTGA
- a CDS encoding GumC family protein, which translates to MSGQPVAAHQDVDIDLLQLFRAVWQRKGRVLLVTCLAAGVAFAGASMIRPTYRAETTVLIEPRAPNYDAENAKSAASEPVLDELNIASQVQLFRSVDLIRQVVKDLKLYELTEFDPDLHPSALSDLMVMLHLKKNPLDLAPEDRVIRTFLEKLQVYQVEKSRVIGIEFSSKDARLAAAIPNEMVKVYLAIQSGAKLDSNEDAARWLEPEISNLRQKVSDAEKKVADYRRSADLLSTGEGGTFASKQLNDISTELARVRTDRASAQARAENAKASLKAGRSTDNLDIVMASPAVQQLKQAEAAVQAQISDLSTSLLDGHPRIKALRAQLANLRQQLAEETRKVVSSLETEANVARMREAELDRQLTTLKAQSAKAGDSQVGLAALEREASAQRQLLETYLARYREATSRLDSNASPADARVISRASEPSEPNFPKVLPITVVAAMAALVLSVIVIMLAELFSGRALKPVGPVDPDRSGRFAEEYPRRRTGEPAFDEPVAAPARQKPRLDTAAAAVAATAAAERIEKETPPIAPADTESESDQHRAAFTDADHEFSIASVARYLTRHGISKAVVISPSGDDGSAATVLLARAVAKAERTVILIDMTGSGYPTALMAERNDLPGVTDLLCGDVTFGETIHSDRLSNAHIVPKGNSDIRQALRGIERLSMVVEALADVYDLVLIECGPASADNVVGLCKAQDHEVILSAPNPDRKQLAQIMSSFEAVGYSDLVLMSDDSPVPPDDGDRRVA; encoded by the coding sequence ATGTCGGGTCAGCCGGTCGCCGCCCATCAGGACGTGGATATCGATCTCTTGCAGCTGTTTCGCGCCGTCTGGCAGCGAAAGGGCAGGGTATTGCTTGTCACCTGTCTGGCCGCAGGCGTCGCCTTCGCCGGGGCCAGCATGATCCGTCCAACCTACCGCGCCGAAACCACGGTGCTGATTGAACCGCGTGCGCCCAATTACGATGCGGAAAACGCCAAATCGGCGGCCTCGGAACCGGTGCTGGACGAGCTGAATATTGCCAGTCAGGTGCAATTGTTCCGCTCGGTGGATCTGATCCGGCAGGTGGTGAAGGATCTCAAGCTCTATGAATTAACCGAATTCGATCCCGATCTGCATCCCTCAGCCCTGTCGGATCTGATGGTGATGCTGCATCTGAAAAAGAACCCGCTCGATCTGGCGCCTGAAGACCGGGTGATCCGTACTTTCCTGGAAAAGCTTCAGGTCTATCAGGTGGAGAAGTCGCGGGTTATCGGCATCGAGTTTTCCTCCAAGGATGCACGGCTCGCCGCAGCCATTCCCAATGAAATGGTCAAGGTCTATCTGGCAATTCAGAGCGGTGCCAAGCTTGATAGCAATGAGGATGCGGCCCGCTGGCTGGAACCTGAAATTTCCAATCTGCGTCAGAAGGTTTCCGACGCCGAAAAGAAAGTCGCGGATTATCGCCGCAGCGCCGATCTGCTGTCGACCGGCGAGGGCGGTACATTCGCCTCCAAGCAGCTCAATGATATATCGACGGAATTGGCGCGGGTGCGCACCGACCGGGCCAGTGCGCAGGCGCGGGCCGAAAACGCCAAGGCGTCGCTGAAGGCCGGGCGATCGACCGACAATCTCGATATCGTCATGGCCTCTCCTGCCGTGCAACAATTGAAACAGGCGGAAGCCGCGGTACAGGCACAGATTTCCGACCTCTCCACCAGTCTTCTGGATGGCCATCCGCGCATCAAGGCGCTGCGGGCACAATTGGCAAATCTGCGCCAGCAACTGGCCGAAGAGACCAGAAAAGTCGTTTCCAGTCTGGAAACCGAGGCCAATGTCGCTCGGATGCGTGAAGCGGAGCTTGACCGACAGCTGACCACCCTTAAGGCACAAAGTGCCAAGGCCGGGGACAGCCAGGTTGGGCTTGCGGCATTGGAGCGGGAAGCGAGCGCCCAGCGGCAATTGCTGGAAACCTATCTTGCCCGCTACCGCGAAGCCACCAGCCGGCTAGACAGCAATGCCAGCCCTGCCGATGCCCGGGTGATTTCCCGTGCGTCTGAGCCGAGTGAGCCGAATTTCCCCAAGGTTCTTCCAATAACAGTGGTGGCCGCCATGGCGGCTCTGGTTTTGAGCGTGATCGTCATCATGCTGGCGGAGCTGTTCAGCGGCCGGGCGCTGAAGCCTGTCGGCCCTGTTGATCCAGACCGCAGCGGGCGGTTTGCGGAGGAATATCCTCGCCGCCGGACCGGTGAACCTGCCTTTGACGAACCGGTAGCCGCGCCTGCAAGGCAGAAGCCAAGACTGGATACGGCGGCTGCCGCTGTCGCAGCGACGGCAGCCGCCGAACGGATCGAAAAGGAAACCCCGCCCATCGCACCGGCAGATACTGAAAGTGAAAGCGATCAGCATCGGGCGGCCTTTACCGATGCCGATCATGAGTTTTCAATCGCGTCGGTGGCGCGTTATCTGACGCGGCATGGTATTTCCAAAGCAGTGGTCATCTCGCCTTCCGGCGATGACGGTTCAGCGGCAACGGTGCTTTTGGCACGCGCTGTGGCCAAAGCCGAACGCACGGTGATCCTGATCGACATGACTGGCTCCGGCTATCCGACAGCGCTGATGGCCGAGCGAAACGATCTGCCCGGCGTGACCGATCTGCTCTGCGGCGACGTTACCTTTGGCGAAACCATCCATTCCGACAGATTGTCAAACGCCCATATCGTGCCGAAGGGCAATAGCGATATCCGTCAGGCGCTGCGCGGCATCGAGCGCCTGTCCATGGTGGTCGAAGCGCTTGCTGATGTCTATGATCTGGTCCTGATCGAATGCGGCCCGGCCAGCGCCGATAATGTCGTTGGCCTGTGCAAGGCCCAGGACCATGAAGTCATTCTCTCCGCGCCCAATCCGGACCGCAAGCAATTGGCACAGATCATGTCCTCCTTCGAAGCTGTGGGCTATAGTGATCTGGTGCTGATGAGCGACGACAGCCCGGTGCCACCGGATGATGGGGACCGGCGGGTGGCTTAG
- a CDS encoding glycosyltransferase family 4 protein, which yields MPDENGLRIIHCFRSPIGGIFRHVRDLVEHHDALGHSVGIICDSSTGGAHEDALFAELQPRLKLGLIRQPIRRAIGFDDISAVRSCYRHIKSLKPDILHGHGAKGGALARIIGTALRMQGSKVVRLYSPHGGSLHYRRNRPVGRLIFALEKLLERQTEAIAFVCGFEQWSYGQKVGKPSCDSRLILNGISESEFRPVPIRDAAVDFVFIGMLRDLKGPDVFINAVLEAERLLGRPLTAAVIGDGPDRDRYEQQIHQRGLGLRMQLLPAMRVSEAFTFSNIVVVPSRAESMPYIVLEAIAAGKSVIASAVGGIPEALGKTSAALVAPDNVEELAATMVQALTQPDWKQVVMPDPTLFHARFSASAMAAQMLALYRDHSV from the coding sequence ATGCCGGATGAAAATGGGCTGCGGATCATTCATTGTTTCCGCTCGCCAATTGGCGGCATTTTCCGGCATGTGCGCGATCTGGTCGAGCATCATGACGCGCTTGGCCATTCCGTCGGCATCATCTGCGACAGCAGCACGGGTGGCGCCCATGAGGACGCCCTGTTCGCAGAATTGCAGCCCCGCCTGAAACTCGGCCTTATTCGCCAGCCGATCCGGCGTGCCATTGGATTTGACGATATCAGCGCGGTGCGCTCCTGCTACCGGCATATAAAGAGCCTGAAACCCGATATACTGCATGGTCACGGCGCCAAAGGCGGCGCGCTCGCCCGCATCATTGGCACGGCCCTTCGCATGCAGGGATCAAAGGTTGTCCGCCTCTATTCACCGCATGGCGGTAGCCTGCATTATCGCCGCAACAGGCCAGTTGGCAGACTGATCTTTGCACTGGAAAAGCTGCTGGAACGCCAGACCGAAGCCATCGCCTTTGTCTGCGGCTTCGAGCAATGGTCCTACGGGCAAAAGGTGGGAAAGCCGAGTTGCGACTCCCGATTGATTTTGAACGGGATCAGCGAAAGCGAGTTTCGACCTGTGCCAATCCGTGACGCAGCCGTGGATTTCGTTTTCATCGGCATGTTGCGGGATCTGAAAGGCCCTGACGTCTTCATCAACGCCGTGCTGGAGGCTGAACGGCTGCTGGGTCGCCCGCTGACCGCCGCAGTCATCGGCGACGGCCCGGACCGTGACAGATACGAGCAGCAGATTCACCAGCGCGGCCTTGGGCTTCGCATGCAATTGCTGCCTGCCATGCGGGTCTCGGAGGCCTTTACCTTCAGCAATATTGTCGTCGTCCCCTCCAGGGCCGAATCCATGCCCTATATCGTGCTGGAGGCGATCGCCGCCGGAAAATCGGTGATTGCCAGCGCCGTTGGCGGCATTCCGGAGGCGCTCGGCAAAACCAGCGCCGCACTTGTTGCGCCCGACAATGTCGAGGAACTGGCCGCGACCATGGTGCAGGCCCTGACCCAGCCGGACTGGAAACAGGTTGTCATGCCGGACCCAACGCTCTTCCATGCGCGATTTTCAGCCTCTGCCATGGCCGCGCAAATGCTGGCGCTCTACCGCGATCATTCGGTTTGA
- a CDS encoding glycosyltransferase has protein sequence MTDGQEIAGGQRLRILQVLEPSGGGSGRHFIDLCAGLAACGQTVTAVYSPLRAESRFVAELLALPLHEIIALDMHRAVGPWDLASYRALRRLIRDKGPFDIVHGHSSKAGALTRLATLPGRNPPVLYTPHAFRTMDPTLGSKGRLVYGGVERLLGRFFSDRVICVSPDEYHHAVALGIPARTLRIVANGVKYPPGDGRSETRTRFGIAHEQLVFGFIGRLVAQKAPERLIRAFASIADLMPQARLVMIGSGEREAELRAMIQTLGLDGKAQIRSDISGHDAIQAFDILVAPSRYEAMSYAMLEAAAGGLPLVLTSVGGTSVVLENGVNGFAVPNSDEIKPLADAMAAFRDPLTRAQLTAGALSRRNNYRLEKMVAETLAIYRDLLPQTTPCPMIKHETDSRLRTTGDHTTLRLANQIGE, from the coding sequence GTGACGGATGGCCAGGAAATTGCCGGTGGGCAGCGTCTGCGAATCTTGCAGGTGCTGGAACCGAGCGGCGGTGGCTCCGGCCGTCATTTCATCGATCTTTGTGCAGGCCTCGCTGCCTGCGGCCAGACGGTGACCGCCGTCTATTCTCCGTTGAGAGCCGAGAGCCGGTTCGTTGCCGAATTGCTGGCGCTGCCGCTACACGAGATCATCGCGCTAGACATGCATCGTGCGGTCGGCCCCTGGGATCTCGCCTCCTATCGGGCGCTGCGGCGGCTGATCCGCGACAAAGGCCCATTCGACATCGTGCATGGCCACAGTTCCAAAGCAGGCGCGCTGACCCGGCTGGCAACCCTGCCCGGGCGCAATCCACCGGTGCTTTACACGCCCCACGCCTTCCGCACCATGGACCCGACGCTCGGCTCCAAAGGCCGCCTGGTCTATGGCGGCGTAGAACGGCTGCTTGGACGATTTTTCAGCGACCGGGTGATTTGCGTTTCGCCGGACGAATATCATCATGCCGTGGCGCTGGGTATTCCAGCCCGAACCCTCCGCATTGTCGCCAATGGCGTCAAATATCCGCCCGGCGACGGGCGCTCGGAAACACGCACACGCTTCGGTATTGCCCATGAGCAACTGGTTTTCGGTTTCATCGGCAGGCTTGTGGCCCAGAAAGCCCCGGAGCGGTTAATCCGCGCCTTTGCCAGCATTGCAGACCTGATGCCCCAGGCCCGGCTGGTGATGATCGGCAGCGGCGAGCGGGAAGCGGAACTGCGCGCCATGATCCAGACCCTTGGCCTTGACGGCAAGGCCCAGATCCGTAGCGATATAAGTGGACATGACGCCATCCAGGCCTTTGACATCCTGGTTGCTCCGAGCCGATACGAGGCCATGTCCTATGCGATGCTGGAAGCCGCAGCCGGTGGCCTTCCCCTCGTTTTGACATCCGTGGGCGGAACGAGCGTCGTGCTGGAAAATGGTGTCAACGGCTTTGCCGTTCCCAATAGCGATGAGATCAAGCCGCTTGCAGACGCCATGGCCGCTTTTCGCGATCCCCTGACGCGGGCACAGCTTACGGCTGGCGCCTTGAGCCGCCGTAACAATTATCGGCTTGAAAAAATGGTGGCCGAAACATTGGCGATCTACCGGGACCTACTGCCGCAAACCACGCCATGCCCGATGATCAAACACGAAACTGACAGCAGACTTCGAACGACCGGGGATCACACGACCTTGCGGCTCGCCAATCAGATTGGCGAATGA
- a CDS encoding alpha/beta hydrolase family esterase: protein MRLNVPKSVAAMVRRQKKLQKAFVDLVESATPREKVAPKPRKPAQPRLVENTSFGSNPGHLRMMTYVPPGLPPRAPLVVVLHGCGQTAKDFDDGSGWSRLARQHGFALLYPEQRNSNNPNGCFNWFRPSAVARDRGETGSIRQMIDTMVEAHGLSTDNVFIMGLSAGGALAAAALAAYPDIFKAGAVVAGLPVGGARDAMNALNIMHNGVAKAPDEWAQLVYQAAPEGRDWPRISIWQGRDDNVVHQKNADALVIQWLAVHGLLDGKAKPVAYGRNDGYVWHDEDGAIKVEYAVMDGLGHGLPIKAGEGQAMPYMLPGDLHLPSLLVESWGLDGTEGKRKVA from the coding sequence ATGCGATTGAATGTTCCAAAATCGGTGGCCGCCATGGTTCGCCGCCAAAAAAAATTACAAAAGGCATTTGTGGATCTGGTTGAGAGTGCCACGCCGCGCGAAAAGGTCGCGCCGAAACCAAGAAAGCCCGCCCAGCCGCGCCTTGTTGAAAACACCAGCTTCGGTAGTAATCCCGGACATTTGCGGATGATGACCTATGTGCCTCCCGGCTTGCCGCCGCGCGCGCCGCTGGTGGTCGTGCTGCACGGCTGTGGGCAGACGGCCAAGGATTTCGATGACGGCAGCGGCTGGAGCCGTCTGGCGCGTCAGCATGGTTTCGCGCTGCTTTACCCCGAACAGCGCAACTCCAACAATCCGAATGGGTGTTTTAACTGGTTTCGCCCGAGTGCTGTTGCCCGTGATCGCGGCGAGACTGGCTCGATCCGCCAGATGATTGACACCATGGTCGAGGCTCATGGCCTCAGCACCGACAATGTTTTCATCATGGGCCTGTCGGCCGGTGGGGCGCTGGCTGCCGCGGCTCTTGCCGCCTATCCCGATATCTTCAAGGCGGGTGCGGTGGTTGCCGGGTTGCCGGTTGGTGGTGCGCGCGATGCAATGAATGCCTTGAACATCATGCATAACGGTGTGGCCAAAGCCCCGGATGAATGGGCGCAACTGGTCTATCAGGCCGCGCCCGAAGGTCGGGACTGGCCAAGGATTTCGATCTGGCAGGGTAGGGATGACAATGTCGTCCATCAGAAGAATGCCGATGCGCTGGTCATCCAATGGCTTGCCGTGCATGGCTTGCTGGACGGCAAGGCAAAGCCCGTGGCCTATGGCCGGAACGACGGCTATGTCTGGCATGACGAAGACGGTGCGATCAAGGTGGAATATGCCGTAATGGATGGCCTGGGACATGGTCTGCCGATCAAGGCGGGTGAGGGGCAGGCAATGCCCTATATGCTACCTGGCGACCTGCATTTGCCATCCCTACTGGTGGAAAGCTGGGGTCTTGACGGGACAGAAGGCAAACGCAAGGTCGCGTGA
- a CDS encoding N-acyl homoserine lactonase family protein — MRLYLLHLGLMQPGDMPVPGYLIQTPDGINILIDTGWPRSFVEDPRNPPGLSVEMRPEDTVVARLAAIGFQPSDIDYLICTHLDDDHSGNHDLFTSAECVIQRQHYELAKGGHPRFAANRAAWNHTSLLYRLIEGDIELVPDVELLETSGHVPGHQSVMVRLPQTGTVLLAADAVMHHSMADAATRQMFITDMDDETAIRRSTQKISDIAERECAACVVYGHDAEQWASLRHSPAFYE, encoded by the coding sequence ATGCGCCTTTATCTGCTCCACCTGGGCCTCATGCAGCCCGGCGATATGCCCGTTCCGGGTTACCTCATCCAGACACCAGATGGCATCAACATCCTGATTGATACAGGCTGGCCGCGATCCTTCGTCGAAGATCCGCGAAACCCGCCAGGACTCTCAGTCGAAATGAGGCCGGAGGATACGGTCGTTGCTCGCCTTGCGGCCATAGGTTTTCAGCCTTCCGACATTGACTATCTCATATGCACCCATCTCGATGATGACCATTCCGGCAACCACGATCTGTTCACCAGCGCCGAATGCGTAATCCAGAGACAACACTACGAGCTGGCGAAAGGCGGGCATCCCCGGTTTGCGGCCAACCGGGCTGCATGGAATCATACGTCGCTTCTCTATCGTCTCATCGAAGGGGACATCGAACTGGTGCCGGATGTGGAATTGCTGGAAACCAGCGGACATGTTCCCGGCCATCAGTCTGTGATGGTTCGTCTTCCGCAGACAGGAACCGTGCTGCTTGCCGCTGACGCCGTTATGCACCACTCAATGGCTGACGCTGCAACGCGGCAAATGTTTATCACCGATATGGATGATGAAACGGCCATTCGACGAAGCACGCAGAAGATCTCCGACATCGCGGAACGCGAATGCGCGGCATGTGTCGTGTACGGACATGATGCCGAGCAATGGGCATCCTTACGTCACTCCCCAGCGTTCTACGAATGA